CGTTGGCCCGCGTGGTCGATGCGGTGTCCGCCATGTCGGTTCCACCCCTCAGGTCGGTGAATGGCTTACATCCACGTTGCGGAGTGGGTACGACAAGAATCGCGAGGACAGGCCCCGGGCGGCTTGCAGACGGTTGGCGGCGGTTGTACGTGAGGCGAAGAGCTGTCTCATCCCGCGGAATACCCATTTGTGGGTACCGAACCGGCATCGCGGTTGATAACGTTCCCAGGCTGCTCAGCCCGCTCCCCCGCCCAGTCCCGTGGAGGACCGCATGCTGTTCCTGTCCCACATCGGCAGATCCACCAGACGGAAGTTGTGTCTCGCTGCCAGCTTCTCGCTGAGTCTCGCGGCCAGCCTGATGCTGACCGCGGCACCAGCTGCCGCCACACCGGCTCGTGCCGGCGCGACCGCAGTCAACGACCCAGCGCAGTATGTCAACACGTTCGTCGGCACGAAGCCAGGCGCCACGGACTTCGGTAACGGTGGCGGTGCCGGCAACACCTTCCCAGGCGCGGACGCGCCGTTCGGAATGCTCCAGTGGAGTCCGGACACCGTCACCTACCAGCACGGCGGCTACTTCTACGACGACAACCGCATCCGTGGCTTCAGCCTCACGCACATCTCCGGCGCGGGTTGCGGCGACTACGGCAACATCCCGTTCATGCCGATCATCGGCCGAAACCTCGTGTCGTCGTACACGTTCTCGCACGCGAACGAGTCCGCGGCTCCCGGCAGCTACAGCGTGACCTTCGACAACGGTCTGCGCACTGAGTTGGCCGTGAGCAAACGCGCCGGCATCGCTCGGTTCAGCTACCCCGGCACCGACACTGCCTCGTTACTGATCGATGTGGCGAAAGCGTTCAACAACGCCATGGGTGCGTTTACGGTCGGGACCAACACGATTACCGGTTATGAGGACGGCGGAGGATTCTGCGGAGCCGGCAACCGCTATCGGGTCTACTTCACGGCGACGTTCGACCACACCATCATGGGCTACGACACACCTACGGCGACGCAACCGATCCTGCATTTCGACACCTCGACCGGCCGTACTGTCACGGCCCGAGTCGGCATCTCGTTCGTCAGCATCGCGAATGCGCAGCAGAACCTCTCCAGCGAGCAAGGCAACCGGACCTTCGAACAGGTCCGGGACGGCACTCGAGCCGACTGGAACGCGCAGCTCACTCGCATCTCGGTCAGCGGCGGTACGGCCGCGCAGGCGACGATCCTGTATACCGCGCTGTACCACTCGCTGTTGTTTCCACAGACGTTCTCCGACGTGAACGGACAGTACGTCGGATTCGACAAGACCGTGCACACGGCAGCAGCCGGACACACCCAGTACGCCACCTTCTCCGGCTGGGACGTCTACCGATCGCAGACACAACTCGTCGCCTTCCTCGACCCAGCGACCGCGTCGGACATCGGACAGTCGATCACGGACCAGGCCGCGCAGGCCGGCTACCTCGACCGCTGGACGCTCGCCAACGGCGGCACCGGCGTGATGAACGGCGACCCGCTGCCAACTATCGCGGCCAGCATGTACGCGTTCGGCGGCACCGGCTTCAACGCCACAGACCTGCTCAACCGCGCTGTCGCCGGCACTTCCAACGGAAACCAACGTCCTGGATACGCGCCGTACAACACCAAGGGATACGTCCCCACCGGCACCGGCGGAGTGTGGGGATCGGCAGCGACCAGCCTGGAGTACTACAGCAGCGACTTTGCGATCTCCCAACTCGCGCAGCGGCTCGGTAACACCTCGGTGGCCAAAACCTACCTGCAGCGCGCGCAGGGATGGCGCAACCTGATGCACGACGGCTATATCCAACCTCGCGACAACGACGGCGGCTGGCCATCGTTCAACCCGAGTTCCGGCAGCGAGTACACCGAAGGCAACGGCGCCCAGTACACGTGGATGGTGCCGTTCAACTACCAGGGCCTGTTCGCCGGGATGGGAGGCAATGGCTCGGTCGTCCCGCGTCTGGACGGCTTCTTCGCCGAGCTCAACGCGGGTCCTGACAAGGCCAACGCCTACCTCGGCAACGAACCGTCGGCGGAGACTCCGTGGGCCTACGCGTACGCCGGAGCCCCGTACCGGACGCAGGACGTCGTCCGCCGCGCCGTTACGACCTTGTACAAGCCGACTCAGGATGGCGAGGTCGGCAACGACGACCTCGGCCAGCTGTCCTCCTGGGCCGTCTGGGCCTCGATCGGCATGTATCCCGAGGCTCCGGGACGGTCCGAGCTCGTTTTGGCCAGTCCACTGTTCAGCCAGATCACGATCAACAGAGGCAATGGTGCGACGATCACCATCAACGCGCCGAACGCCTCGGACAGCATCAAGTACGTCCAGGCGCTGACCGTGAACGGACAGGCATCGACCAAACCGTGGCTGAGTGAGTCATTCGTCGCCGCCGGTGGCAGTCTGAACTTCACTCTCGGCTCCAGCCCGAACACCGCATGGGGATCCGCGGCGGCCGATGCTCCACCGTCCTTCGACTACGTCGTCTCAAACGGCGCGACCGGCGCCATCGTCGGGCTCGGCAGTAAATGCGTCGACGTGTCGAACAGCGGTACGGCCAACGGCACGGCCGTCCAGCTGTGGACGTGCAACAACTCCGACGCGCAGAAGTGGACGCTCCGGTCCGACCAGAGCATCGGTGCGCTCGGCAAGTGTCTGGACATCGCCAACAGCGGGACGGGCAACGGCACGCTGATCCAGCTGTGGGACTGCAACCGGACGAACGCACAGATCTGGCAGCAACAGGCGGACGGATCGCTGCGCAACCCGAACTCGGGACGCTGTCTGGACGTCCCCAACTCCAACACCACCGACGGGACGCGCCTGCAGATCTATGATTGCAACGGCACCGGCGCACAGCGGTGGACGCTGCCAAGCGGCGCCTGAGCGGATGTCCGGAGGCCCCGCCGTGGCGCGGCCTCCGGACACCTTCAGCCGGCCCTGTTTACGACTCCGGCATTTCGACGAGACTCACCCTACGGTTCTCTGGGTCCAGAACGTCAATCCGGACCGATACAGTCGACCCGATCGCACGCTCAGTCCGCTCCGACAGCCAATTGCCTCTTGGTAGCAAGCCCTCGATCCCGTCGGCCACCTCGACGAATACGCCGAACGGAACGACGGCGCTGACCCGACCGGCGAGTACACCTCCAGCGGCGTGTCTGGAGACGAAGTCGGTCCACGACTCGAGCGACACAGTGTGGCGGGACATTGCGATCACCTCCTTCCTCCGCAAGATCCGCCTGAAGCGGTCCTCACACAGGTGCGGCGGGCCTCGAGCCCGTCCGGTGATCAACGCACAGCCGGATAGCCCTTGCTCTCTCGGCAGTCAGCCAACCCGGCAGTCACCCGACGACCGTAGCAGAGGCTAGGTGCGGCGACCAGCCTCGCAAATGGACGGACCGCCTGTCCGAAAGAAAAGGAAGTGGGACGAGTTGGCCTGTAGGCCGGGTTCTGTGACCGGAGCACCTCACGGCATCGCTCCGGCCGGCGACCATCCATCTCGGCCTGCCGTCGCCGGCAGGCTCCAGCGGTCTACCCGCAGGCTCGGACGGGCCGTCCTCGAACGCCTGCGCAGGCTACCGGCGACCGTTGCCGCCGGCGGCCCTCTTGACCTTGCTCCGGGTGGGGTTTACCGAGCCATCCCGGTCACCCGAGATGCTGGTGGTCTCTTACACCACCGTTTCACCCTTACCGGTCCGGCACGCCCACTCCTCTCGGAGCCAATGCACCGGACCGGCGGTCTGCTTTCTGTGGCACTGTCCCGCGGGTCGCCCCGGGTTGCCGTTAACAACCACCCTGCCCTACGGAGCCCGGACCTTCCTCGGTGCGCGCACCGACGGTGCGTACGCCGCGGCCGCCCGGCCAACTCGTCCGCCTCCGGATCGTATTGCTCAGGCTTTGTCCTTGCTGGAACGGGGTCCTTGTCGGACTGCCGCGGATCAGCTACTTGGCGGCGGCTCCCTCGACCAGTTCCGGCACGTCGCGTACGCCTGGATCGCCGGCCTCCACCGTGTAGTCACGGGGCTTGGTGCCATCCTCGCCGTCAGGGGCCTTCATCGCGCGGAACACGAGGGTCGCGATGACGGCGACGACGATGTTCACGATCACCGCCACGAACCCGACGTAGATCTGCACCTTGCTGTCCAGGCCGAGGTTGGACAGGCTGTACGCGGAGCCGCCGAAGTGCGCCTTGCCGCTGGCCGGGTTGGGGATCTGGTACAGCATGACCAGGCCGACCAGCATGCCGGCCACCCAACCGCTGATCAGGCCCCAGCGGTGGAACCACCGCGTGTAGACGCCGATGGCCACCGACGGCAGCGTCTGCAGGATGATCACGCCGCCGATCAGCTGCAGGTCGATGGAGAACTGGGTGTTCAGGAAGAGGATGAACGCGACCGCGCCGATCTTCACGATCAGCGAGGCGAGCTTGCTGACCTGCGCCTCCTCCTTCGGCGAAGCATCGCGGCGCAGATACTCCTTGTAGATGTTGCGGGTGAACAGGTTGGCGGCGCCGATCGACATGATGGCCGCTGGCACCAGTGCGCCGATCGCCACGGCGGCGAAAGCGATGCCGGTGAACCAGTCGGGGAACACCTTGTCGAACAGCAGCGGCACGACCGTGTTGCCGTCCGGCTTGCCGGCGTTGACGACCGGCTTGACGCCGGCGGCAAGCGCCATGTAGCCGAGGAGCGCGATCAGCGCAAGCAGGAGGCTGTACGCCGGCAGTGCGGCCATGTTGCGCTTGATCGTCGCGCGGCTGTTGGCGGCCAGTACGCCGGTCAGCGAGTGCGGATAGAGGAACAGAGCCAGAGCCGACCCGAACGCCAACGTCACGAACTGGAGCTGGTTGTTGGCATTGAGCAGCAGGCTGCCCTTCGGCGCGTGCGTGACCGGGTTGATCGCCGCGAGAGCCTTCTCGGCACCGCCGAAGATCATGTCCCAGCCACCGAGCTTGATCGGGATGACGATGACCGCGACCACGATCACCAGGTAGATCAGCGTGTCCTTGACAAAGGCGATCAGCGCCGGTGCGCGCAGGCCTGAGCTGTACGTGTAGAGCGCGAGAATCAAGAACGCCACGATCAGCGGAAGGTGACCGGTGATCCCCATCGCGGTCAGGACCGCCTCGATGCCGACGAGCTGCAGTGCGATGTACGGCATGGTCGCGACGATGCCGGTGATCGCGACAAGCAGGGCGAGCGTCGGCGAGCCGAACCGTGAACGCACGAAGTCCGCCGGTGTCACGAAACCGTGTACGTGGCTGACCGACCACATCCGGCACAGCGGCAACATCACCAGCGGAAACGCGATGATCGTGTACGGCACCGCGTAGAAGCCGAGCGCTCCGCTCGCGTACAGCAGGGCCGGGACGGCCACGAAGGTGTACGCCGTGTAGAGGTCGCCGCCGAGCAGGAACCAGGTGATCCATGACCCGAAGCTGCGGCCGCCCAGTCCCCAC
The nucleotide sequence above comes from Fodinicola acaciae. Encoded proteins:
- a CDS encoding GH92 family glycosyl hydrolase, yielding MLFLSHIGRSTRRKLCLAASFSLSLAASLMLTAAPAAATPARAGATAVNDPAQYVNTFVGTKPGATDFGNGGGAGNTFPGADAPFGMLQWSPDTVTYQHGGYFYDDNRIRGFSLTHISGAGCGDYGNIPFMPIIGRNLVSSYTFSHANESAAPGSYSVTFDNGLRTELAVSKRAGIARFSYPGTDTASLLIDVAKAFNNAMGAFTVGTNTITGYEDGGGFCGAGNRYRVYFTATFDHTIMGYDTPTATQPILHFDTSTGRTVTARVGISFVSIANAQQNLSSEQGNRTFEQVRDGTRADWNAQLTRISVSGGTAAQATILYTALYHSLLFPQTFSDVNGQYVGFDKTVHTAAAGHTQYATFSGWDVYRSQTQLVAFLDPATASDIGQSITDQAAQAGYLDRWTLANGGTGVMNGDPLPTIAASMYAFGGTGFNATDLLNRAVAGTSNGNQRPGYAPYNTKGYVPTGTGGVWGSAATSLEYYSSDFAISQLAQRLGNTSVAKTYLQRAQGWRNLMHDGYIQPRDNDGGWPSFNPSSGSEYTEGNGAQYTWMVPFNYQGLFAGMGGNGSVVPRLDGFFAELNAGPDKANAYLGNEPSAETPWAYAYAGAPYRTQDVVRRAVTTLYKPTQDGEVGNDDLGQLSSWAVWASIGMYPEAPGRSELVLASPLFSQITINRGNGATITINAPNASDSIKYVQALTVNGQASTKPWLSESFVAAGGSLNFTLGSSPNTAWGSAAADAPPSFDYVVSNGATGAIVGLGSKCVDVSNSGTANGTAVQLWTCNNSDAQKWTLRSDQSIGALGKCLDIANSGTGNGTLIQLWDCNRTNAQIWQQQADGSLRNPNSGRCLDVPNSNTTDGTRLQIYDCNGTGAQRWTLPSGA
- a CDS encoding S1 RNA-binding domain-containing protein, which encodes MSRHTVSLESWTDFVSRHAAGGVLAGRVSAVVPFGVFVEVADGIEGLLPRGNWLSERTERAIGSTVSVRIDVLDPENRRVSLVEMPES
- the mctP gene encoding monocarboxylate uptake permease MctP, with the translated sequence MPQLSEHYVELAIVIVLFLLVSGMGFVAARWRRAGGLDHLDEWGLGGRSFGSWITWFLLGGDLYTAYTFVAVPALLYASGALGFYAVPYTIIAFPLVMLPLCRMWSVSHVHGFVTPADFVRSRFGSPTLALLVAITGIVATMPYIALQLVGIEAVLTAMGITGHLPLIVAFLILALYTYSSGLRAPALIAFVKDTLIYLVIVVAVIVIPIKLGGWDMIFGGAEKALAAINPVTHAPKGSLLLNANNQLQFVTLAFGSALALFLYPHSLTGVLAANSRATIKRNMAALPAYSLLLALIALLGYMALAAGVKPVVNAGKPDGNTVVPLLFDKVFPDWFTGIAFAAVAIGALVPAAIMSIGAANLFTRNIYKEYLRRDASPKEEAQVSKLASLIVKIGAVAFILFLNTQFSIDLQLIGGVIILQTLPSVAIGVYTRWFHRWGLISGWVAGMLVGLVMLYQIPNPASGKAHFGGSAYSLSNLGLDSKVQIYVGFVAVIVNIVVAVIATLVFRAMKAPDGEDGTKPRDYTVEAGDPGVRDVPELVEGAAAK